Proteins from one Phyllobacterium zundukense genomic window:
- the dapA gene encoding 4-hydroxy-tetrahydrodipicolinate synthase, with the protein MLKGSITALVTPFYQDGAFDEKAFRGFVSWQIDNGTNGLVPVGTTGESPTLSHAEHKRVVEVCIEEAAGRVPVIAGAGSNNTREAIELAEFSEKAGADAILVVTPYYNKPSQRGLYAHYKAIAEAVSLPIIIYNIPGRSIIDMTPETMGQLANDFKNIAGVKDATGKIERVSEQRITCGTDFIQLSGEDATALGFNAHGGHGCISVTSNVAPRLCAEFQAATLAGEYDKALVLQDKLMPLHKALFLEPNPSGPKYALAKLGKMQNALRSPMVQVEAQTADRIDQAMRHAGLVN; encoded by the coding sequence ATGCTGAAAGGCTCAATCACCGCTCTCGTCACGCCCTTCTATCAGGACGGCGCGTTCGACGAGAAAGCCTTTCGTGGCTTCGTTTCCTGGCAAATAGACAATGGAACCAATGGGTTGGTCCCTGTCGGCACCACCGGCGAATCGCCGACGCTCTCCCATGCGGAGCACAAGCGCGTCGTCGAGGTTTGCATCGAGGAAGCCGCCGGGCGCGTGCCGGTGATTGCGGGCGCGGGCTCCAACAATACGCGTGAAGCCATTGAATTGGCTGAGTTTTCCGAAAAAGCCGGTGCCGATGCCATTCTCGTCGTCACGCCCTATTACAACAAGCCGAGCCAGCGCGGCCTCTACGCCCATTACAAGGCGATCGCCGAAGCCGTGTCGCTGCCGATCATCATCTATAACATTCCGGGGCGGTCGATCATCGATATGACGCCGGAGACGATGGGTCAACTTGCCAATGATTTCAAGAACATAGCTGGCGTCAAGGACGCGACTGGCAAGATCGAGCGTGTCTCGGAACAGCGCATCACCTGCGGCACGGATTTCATCCAGCTCTCCGGCGAGGATGCGACGGCGCTCGGCTTCAACGCCCATGGCGGCCATGGTTGTATTTCGGTGACGTCGAACGTCGCGCCGCGGCTTTGCGCGGAATTCCAGGCGGCGACGCTGGCCGGTGAATACGACAAGGCATTGGTATTGCAAGATAAATTGATGCCGTTGCACAAGGCGCTGTTCCTTGAACCGAACCCCTCCGGGCCGAAATATGCGCTGGCGAAACTTGGCAAGATGCAGAATGCGCTCCGTTCGCCGATGGTACAGGTCGAGGCCCAAACCGCCGATCGTATCGATCAGGCGATGCGGCACGCCGGTCTGGTGAATTAG